The nucleotide window TACAAAATTGAATCGGCTTACTTAACTACTAAATTATATGGTTCCAGCAAGGCTACAGTGGGATTAGCAACTATTGGTTTTCAGATAGAAGAAAAAATTGGAGATTATTTTAATGAAGAGAATTATTTAAAAGCTACTATTCTTGATGTAGTAGGCAATATTTTGCTTGATAGAGTAACAAAACAAGTTTGGCATGCAATACGTAATTGTAGTTTGGAGCAGGGGTTAGGTGTTAGTGGGTATTATAGTCCAGGAGATGGAGACTGGACTATAAGAGATCAGGAATTTCTTTTTAAGTTATTGTCGGGGGACCAGATAGGAGTTTATTTGACTTCTAAGCAGGTATTATCTCCTCAGAAGTCTTTGTTATTTATAATTGGACAAGGTAGTAGTTTAGATGTTGATGAGTATGAACCTTGTTTGGATTGTCCTAATCAAGACTGTTTATTTCAAATCAAATATTAATGATAAAATTTAAGTTTGGTCATTCAATTGGTAGATGAAATTTAGAACTTCTGCTACTACTTGGTATAATTCTTTAGGAATTTCTTCTTCTAAGTCTAATTTGATTAAATTTTCTACTAATTTATCATCTTGATGAATTGGAATATCATTTTTTTCGGCTTTATCGATGATCTTTTTAGCTACTTCGTTATTACCTTTAGCTATTATTTTGGGAGCCTTGTTTTGGTCAGGATCATATTTTAAAGCAGTAGCTTTTTTATCTTTAAATTCATTATCTTGTTCTTCAGTAGTCAATTTAATCCTCCTTTAGATAGTAAAATCAATGTTATGTAATTTATTATCAAAGTTTAGTGGGTTAGTTTTTAATATTTCAGATTCTATATTTTTTTGAATGTCTTCAGTATTAATAGTTGCTAAAGTTATATTTTGAATATCACAGCCTAGATTTGTAATTTTAGTTTTTAAATTTTTAATTTTTGATTCTATTAATTTAAGTGTTTTTTCAGAATTAGTATTAATAGATATATTTAATTTTTTATTATAAAAGTTAAGTTTAATATTCATTATACCTAACTTTTCAGTTTCCAAGTTTAAAACTAAACAGAAGCTACTAGTATTTTCTTTTTTGGAATTAGATTTCTTTTTTTGTTGGAAAATATTTAAATGAGCAGTAACGAATTCATAATTATTAAATTGCAGAGGAAGCTGTAAATAGAGGAAAATAGTTCCTGATTTTTCATTTTGATGCATAATTAATTTTTGATTGGTTAAATTATATATGACGTTATCAATGATTTTGTTTGATATTTGGGAGTTATTATTTTTAAGAT belongs to Sporohalobacter salinus and includes:
- a CDS encoding EscU/YscU/HrcU family type III secretion system export apparatus switch protein, translating into MTTEEQDNEFKDKKATALKYDPDQNKAPKIIAKGNNEVAKKIIDKAEKNDIPIHQDDKLVENLIKLDLEEEIPKELYQVVAEVLNFIYQLNDQT